The window CCTCGTCGACAACGTCGGCGTGAACGGCATCCGGGTGCCGATGATCCCGGATTACGAGTCGTCGGGCGCGTACCCGGAGCTCTATTCCCGGATCATCGCCGCCGCGCGCGGCCTCGGCCTCGCCGTCTATGCCAGCCCGCTCTCCTTCGGTCCGGAACAATACGAGGGCTGGTCGGATGCGCGCTACGCGGCCTGGATCGCGAACTACGTCGCGGCGTTCCGGCCCGACTTCGTGTCTCCCTTCAACGAAGCCGGCTTCACTGACTACCGCATGCGGGGCATCGTCCGCGCGCTCCGATATGCCCTCGCGCGGCCGACCGTGCTTGTGGGCCCGGACAAGAAACTGGTAGCGAGCAACATCGCGGAACTGGAAGCGCCTTACTCGGTCGCGCCGCTGTTCGACGTCATCGGCGCCCACAACACCGGGGGCGACACCACCGCGACGCCGGAGAACTGGGCCCGCCTGATCGCCGACGCGCCGGGGGGAAAGCCGGTGTGGTCGACCGAGAACCCCGCGTATTGGAGCGTGGGCCAGCGGGCCGGCCTGCCGGGCCTCATCGGTGCGGTGGCGAGCGGCGTGAAGGGGCTCGTGATCTGGAAAGGCAAACCGAGCCTCGTCGACGACGCCGGTCAGCCGACCGCCAAGGCCTGCAAGCTCGCGCAGCACATCGTGGCGCCGCTCTGACGCAGGGCAACCCGTCTGAAACTGACGGATGGCACTTGACGTCAGCGGCGCTGACAGGGGTGCATAGAATGATACGCCTTCCGACAGATGGACTCGGCTGATGCGGATTCCCATGCTGTTGCGCTCGGGGTAGGTGTTTTGGCTTGGCAGGAGGGCTGGGCCATGGCGCGCGTTGCCGATCACCTGAGCATTTCGGATCTGGAACGGCGTTTCCGGAGCTGCCCCGAGCCGATCGAGGCGCGTCACCTGCAAGTGATCTGATTGTTGGCGCAGAGCCATACGGTGAGGGCGACGAGCATGGTCACGTCCTTCGGGTCGCGCTGGATCGAGCAATTGCTGGAGCGCTACAACGCGTCCGGGCCCGACGCTCTGGGCGACGGCCATCGGCATAACGGTCCCAAGCCGCGCCTGCTCACGCCCGAGGTGCTGGAGGTGGTGCGGCTGCGGTTGGCGGAGCCGCCGCCCGACGGTGGACGATCACGTCCGTCAAGGTGGTATAGTTTGGTTGGGTGTGCCGCCGTGCCCGGCTGGTCTCAGGCTGCCTTGAGAAGAGCGGTCGTCGGCTCGTCGTCGCGGCCCGCCATGGTTTCCAGCGTCATGTAATGGTGCTGGAGCTGCCACTCGTCGTTCTGCTCCAGCAGGATCGCACCCACGAGGCGCCGGATCGAGGCCTCGTTGGGGAAGATGCCAGAGCCTGTCCTCGGGCGGGCGAAGCCCGACCCGGGGGACGTCGGCACGCCCTCTTATACGGTTTCCGTTTGAAGGACTCGTTTGAGAGCCTTCTCTGATTGGGGCTCTGGAGGTCAAGCGCTCCTGTCAGGTTTTTTGTCCCGTTCCCGCGGGTCACACGCTTCTCTTCGCGGTCGGCGTTTCGCCGCCGCATGATGGGGTCAGTCCGGCTCGGTCCCTCGATCTGTTTCACGACCTCGCGACGTCGCCGCGGGCTCAAGACTCTCAACGAGGTGGCCTTACCGATCGTCCCCACGGGAACGGTCCACATCACCCTTTCAGGTGAAGCTCGTGCGGGTGGCGGCCCGCGGTGTCCTCCGAGCGTCAGGCAACTACGGTGGCGGGCGCGGTGGTCGGCCCGGTGCCGAACCGAAAGTCGGTACCGTCGCTCCACATCCGGTGCAGGACCACGGCCAGCTTTCGGGCTACGGCAACGCGCGCCCGCGCCATGCCGCGATGCTTGGCGATCGTCATGCCCCAGGCCCGCAGGCTGGACCATTTCTGGCTGCGCACGAGCAACGCGTTAGCGGCCTCGTACAGGGCCGTTCGCGCCAGTTCGTCGCCGCATCGGCTGATCTTGCCCTGAATGTCGGTCTCGCCCGACTGGTAGCGCGAGGGCGTCAGGCCGAGATGGGCACCGACGTCGCGCGAATGGCCGAACCGATCGGGTCGGTCGATCGTGGCGCGAAACGCCAGGGCGGTGATCGGGCCGACGCCGGGTGCGCTCATCAGCCGCCGACAGATCTTTTCCTCGCGCACGATCTTCAGCACCTGTTTTGTCAATCGGGCGAGCTGCTGGATCATCGTCGACAGTACAGTGAGCAACGGCTCCACCATCGCCAGCAACGCTGTGTCGTCCGAGCAGAGTTCGCGCACACGCTTGTCGAAGGCCGCCCGGCTCGGCGTGCCGACCTTCAGCCCGGCTTCCCGAAGCATGGCCCGAACGACGTTCTCGATCGACCGCATCTCGTTCAGCACCGTGCGGCGTGCGACCAGCAGCGAGCGCCACAGCCGGCACTGCTGCGACTTGACGTGCACCTGCCGGAACCAGCCGGTGCGCATGATCTGCGCCAGGGCACGCGCGTCGTTGCGGTCGGTCTTGTTGGGCATGGTCTTCATGGCGGCGTTGGCCTGCCGTGTCTCGATGCAGACCGCCGCCAGCCCCGCCGCGCGCAGGCCCTCGTGCAGCCAAGCCGTCAACGAGCAGGCTTCGAGGCCGATCCGCTCGATCGGCAGCTTCAAGCCCTGCAGGGCCGCAACCAGCGGCCCTGGCGCGCTCGCGGCGCGCAGCTCCTTCACGATCCGACCCGCGTCATCGACCACGCAGATCGCGGTCTCTTCCAGGGACACGTCCAGTCCGGCATAGTACGTCATGGTTGCTCCTGTCGCGATGCTTGTGGCCGCTCGACACGGACCACGTTGAACCATCCGGGCAGGAGCAGCCACCGTTGGGCCTGGGCTGGAGCCCCAATCACCCCATCTGTTTGACCTTTCTTTGATCGGTTTGCGTTGTCGTTTCTGGTGGAGGCGACGATGTGGACTGCCGAGGCTCGGGATCGCTACAAGGATGACGGTCGGCGCTATCCGAGCGATCTGACAGACAGCGAGTGGGCAACACTTGCGCCGATGATGGGCGTGTACAGGACGCTGACCGCTGACCTGCGCGAGATCGTCAACGCCTGCTTGTATCTGGAGAAGGCCGGCTGTCCATGGCGTTTTCTGCCCAGGGAGTTCGGTCCGTGGCAGACCGTGCGCTCCTGGCACGACCGCTTCCGCGCCGACGGCGTGTGGGCCGACATCGCGGCCGTGCTGACGCGCGCCGAGCGGGCTCGCCGCGGACGCGACCCCGAACCCGCGACGGCGATCATGGACTCGCAAAGCGTCGCGTCAGGGCCGCAGGCGGGAGAGCGCGGCGTGGACGGCAACAAAAAGGTGAAGGGCATCAAGCGTCACGTGCTGACCTGCTCGCTCGGCTTCGTGCTCGCCACGTCGGTGACGGCCGCCAACGTGCACGACACGGCCGCCGCGGCAGAGTTGCTGGACCGCGCCGCTGCCGAGGGCTGGACGCCTCGACGCGTCAAGGTCGACGGCATCTACAGCGGTGCCCGCATGGCGCAGGCCGCCGCACCTCACGGCATCGAGGTTCAGGTCTCTACGCGCGAGCGGGACGTGAAAGGCTTCAAGCCCTTGCCCGTGCGATGGCGCATCGAGGGCACCTTCGGCACCCTGACCAACCGCTATCATCGCCTCACGCGCAACCTGGAACAGAGCACCACGGCAGCCGAAGATGCCGTCAGCATCGCCAACTGCCACCGCCTGATCCGAGCCTATAACAGCTAAGACAGGTCAAACAGGCTCTGAGACACCAGAGCCGTGCCATTCATGCGGGTTTGTAGTCCGAATCGGGCAAGTCGCGATAGACGCTCTCGATGATCGAACGTATGGCTTCAGCGCCCTCATCCGGGGAACCAGAGGTCCTGCACAGGAAGACGAGATCGTGGTCCGGGAGGGGCGGCAATCCGGCAGCATCGTCGAGGTGGACGATACCGCGAAGGGGCAGCGGCTTGGCCACCGCCGCGACGCCGAACCCGGCCTGGACGGCCGCTTCCATCGCGGTGAGATGAGTGGTCTCGAACTGCACATGCCAGGAGCGTCCGGCTTCGCGCAGCGTTTTGAGTGTCAGCTCACGGAAGGGGTCCGGTTTAGGTGCGAGGACGAGTGGCACGGGATCGGTGACGGGCACCGTCATGCCGGGACGCCCCACCCAGACCAGGGGAACCCGGCGTATGACGTCGCTGCGGACGCGCGCGATCGGCCCCTTGGTGAGCACCGCATCATAACGTCCCTCGTCCGCGTCGGTCAGGAGACGATAGTTCGTATCGCAGGTGACGGAGACATCATATTTGGGGAAGGCGCGCTTGAAGGCGACGAGAACATGCATCATCAGCGTGCGCGTGAACTCTTCGGCCACCCCGAGGCGGAGAGGCCCCTGCGCTCGAGGCTGTCCGAAGTGACGACGTGCCGATTCGCTGAGCCCCTGAACGGCGCGCGCGAACATCAGGTATGATTCGCCGTGCTCCGTCAGGCCGAGGCCACGCTTGGTTCTGTCGAACAGGGAGTGACCGAGTTCGTCCTCCAACCGGCGTACCTGCTGGCTGATCGACGACTGGCCGACACCGAGTCGCGCCGCCGCACGGGAGAAGCTTCCCTCCTCCACGATCGTCGTGATGGTTCTTATGCGATCCCTGCTGAGCCAGTCGTCCACCATCACCCTCCGAGTTTCGTCGCTGTTTGGCTGAGGAGATCAGCTCCGTCAATAGCAGGAAAAAGTGTTCCAGGTCTTGGCGGTATGTGATATTTAAATATCAGCCTAAAGTTGTCCGCGACAACTCTGACGATGCAAATATGCGTTTGCCCTAAAGCATCATATTTTCGCAGCTCGATTTCTGATTTGGAATTCGCCTTTTAGGCTCATCTTGGTCGAGACGGTTCACGCCTTCGGGCTCACTGCCGCATGGAACGTGACGCCTGGGCTGTGTGTGCATCGCTTTCGTTGGTCTCGCTCGGCGCGTCAGCCTGGCTCGTCGCGAGCGTCACGACACGTGCGATGAGGACGGTCGGAAGCAATTGCCCGAGCGTCGACTCCAGCACGGCCGCCCCCCTCGCGATGGGCTGCAGCGGGACGATGTCGCCCGGGCCGAGCGCCGTCAAAGTGGAGAAGGAGAAGTAGTCGAGGGCTGCCCAGAAGGCGGCGACCTGCTCCGAGGGTGGCACATGGTCGTAGGCGTTGGGCAGCGCCTGTGCGAGGAGGCGATGGACGAACGCGAAAGACAGGCCGGTGTTGAGGTAGAGCACCACCGCTCCCCTGATGCGGTGGCCGGAGAACCGGCCCGCGCTGAATACCGCCCGAAACACGACGATGCCGAGAAGCAGGAAGGTGAGCAGCCCTGTCGCCTCTCCGGCGATCTGCGCGATCCTGTTCGCCGTCGCGAGTTGCAGGGCCAACGTGGCCGCGCTCAGGGGAAGCATGATCCCGCCGAGGAGCGGCGCCAACCTATCGTTGGTGAGGATGCATGTCGCGCACATGACGCCGAGAAGGACGAGGAGCGTGAGGCCCGACGGCAGCGGCAGGCCGCTGGCGATCGCAGGGACGACGACGAAGACGACCACGGCCTGGACGACGAGCAACG is drawn from Lichenibacterium dinghuense and contains these coding sequences:
- a CDS encoding LysR substrate-binding domain-containing protein encodes the protein MDDWLSRDRIRTITTIVEEGSFSRAAARLGVGQSSISQQVRRLEDELGHSLFDRTKRGLGLTEHGESYLMFARAVQGLSESARRHFGQPRAQGPLRLGVAEEFTRTLMMHVLVAFKRAFPKYDVSVTCDTNYRLLTDADEGRYDAVLTKGPIARVRSDVIRRVPLVWVGRPGMTVPVTDPVPLVLAPKPDPFRELTLKTLREAGRSWHVQFETTHLTAMEAAVQAGFGVAAVAKPLPLRGIVHLDDAAGLPPLPDHDLVFLCRTSGSPDEGAEAIRSIIESVYRDLPDSDYKPA
- a CDS encoding potassium channel family protein, which translates into the protein MSEGSILSGMGSPRMTIPRSWREGSLTALLVVQAVVVFVVVPAIASGLPLPSGLTLLVLLGVMCATCILTNDRLAPLLGGIMLPLSAATLALQLATANRIAQIAGEATGLLTFLLLGIVVFRAVFSAGRFSGHRIRGAVVLYLNTGLSFAFVHRLLAQALPNAYDHVPPSEQVAAFWAALDYFSFSTLTALGPGDIVPLQPIARGAAVLESTLGQLLPTVLIARVVTLATSQADAPSETNESDAHTAQASRSMRQ
- a CDS encoding IS5 family transposase, with protein sequence MWTAEARDRYKDDGRRYPSDLTDSEWATLAPMMGVYRTLTADLREIVNACLYLEKAGCPWRFLPREFGPWQTVRSWHDRFRADGVWADIAAVLTRAERARRGRDPEPATAIMDSQSVASGPQAGERGVDGNKKVKGIKRHVLTCSLGFVLATSVTAANVHDTAAAAELLDRAAAEGWTPRRVKVDGIYSGARMAQAAAPHGIEVQVSTRERDVKGFKPLPVRWRIEGTFGTLTNRYHRLTRNLEQSTTAAEDAVSIANCHRLIRAYNS
- a CDS encoding IS110 family transposase codes for the protein MTYYAGLDVSLEETAICVVDDAGRIVKELRAASAPGPLVAALQGLKLPIERIGLEACSLTAWLHEGLRAAGLAAVCIETRQANAAMKTMPNKTDRNDARALAQIMRTGWFRQVHVKSQQCRLWRSLLVARRTVLNEMRSIENVVRAMLREAGLKVGTPSRAAFDKRVRELCSDDTALLAMVEPLLTVLSTMIQQLARLTKQVLKIVREEKICRRLMSAPGVGPITALAFRATIDRPDRFGHSRDVGAHLGLTPSRYQSGETDIQGKISRCGDELARTALYEAANALLVRSQKWSSLRAWGMTIAKHRGMARARVAVARKLAVVLHRMWSDGTDFRFGTGPTTAPATVVA